Within the Bacteroidales bacterium genome, the region GGCTATAGGTTATAAGCTTCAAATTTCCTCCCGATGAATGTTCATACCCGTTTTCTCATCAATTGTTTTAGAAAACCGTAGAAAAGCAGGGCAATTATAAAAAAATAGTAATATTGAACCACATTAGAACACAATAGCCAATAACCTCATTTATATTGCCATTCTATAAAGCATCAAATTAATGAAGTGAAACGCATAATTGACAATGTAACCATCTAACCATTCATCCCCGCTATTTCCCTCTTAATTACCGGCCATCGGGAGTTTTCCGGTTATATAATAACCGCCGTACAATTTGAGTTATCTTTGTGATATGAAAACATTGGTTTGGCTGATCCGGCAATTCTTCAAATATTTTGTGCTGGGCTTTGTCTGGTTTTACCGGTGGGTGATCTCCCCCATTACCATGTCATCCTGCAGGCATGTGCCCACCTGTTCCCAGTATATGATAGAAGCGATTCACCGGCATGGCCCGGGCAGGGGATTTTTGCTGGGCATGAACCGGCTCTCGCGCTGTCATCCCTGGGGAACGCACGGCTACGATCCGGTACCGCAGTTTGTGATCAGGAAATACCGAACCGGGAGGAAGGGTAAGACGGAGACGATACTGAAAGACCAAATGAGTAGTGAGTGATGAGTAGTGAGTTATGAGTGGTGAGTTGTGAGTTGTGAGTTGTGAGTGTGAAGGTTAAAGGTGGAAGGTGGAAGGCATAGTAACTTGTCATTGATTGTCATTAGGTTGTCATTGATTGTCATTAAATGCTCATTCGATAGGCTTTAGGAGTGAGTTGTGAATAGTGT harbors:
- the yidD gene encoding membrane protein insertion efficiency factor YidD, yielding MRQFFKYFVLGFVWFYRWVISPITMSSCRHVPTCSQYMIEAIHRHGPGRGFLLGMNRLSRCHPWGTHGYDPVPQFVIRKYRTGRKGKTETILKDQMSSE